The Henckelia pumila isolate YLH828 unplaced genomic scaffold, ASM3356847v2 CTG_461:::fragment_3, whole genome shotgun sequence genome window below encodes:
- the LOC140871623 gene encoding uncharacterized protein isoform X1, protein MDGSRILTEEHELSGMGTKVHCKSYLPGYCSMRDLNEDSISSSWPLFNGDKTVANGQYFNGFMPKTAINGYPENDKDALKQKMIEHETVFRNQVYELHRLYRIQRDMMEEVKRKELHKQRASIEPSSSSSLQGFRMPSNDARKWHMAGFPLSNSGQGRTSILGVEVVTSPVSCTNGNENQTSQFLFPNRSTSKDCEALDSRPLKVRRKLFDLQLPAEEYVDSEEGENLQEYKVNARIEPENNFLRSHAGVKANCPIDASTSDSCLRSSVGLTDLNKPLQIEESMSPLLVDFHGNASSNGETKGMNQPAQSNTRFLGVAHDGFLMNSSVASEINKRGRFSHMFEAGSSNNLGTQSQGLPQDKFPMAYNPVQATLNQLHHASGAYPSVHCKENLWRDGSHCGEFNSQLEPLVASQSSHPFFSSRCFPGSQAHSISTWAKPQSSFTQQITTSGSPSIQEHFGGKWQANDSSRFNAGLRNEQTTRNGFSHGSASGNKELQAHFPSAGFGYLNCRQGDKVVSDRSINHGLGIFAKRSCHVDSKPVLDINLNEVVSNSSNEPWAQQDFSTVDIKGKHEDNVSALPWLRPKPTNGNEGDSSVPRASLGGNREAVRDLNQPYTPSVILASNDCVIVEKKEIAESRNVQKILGFPIIETIVREHEPSSVVSSSTIVDCSPNKNNKKKNRMIDINLAYEPEELKANEEQHMEKATQGACFIDLNSCVSDCEDPPVRSYESQSNSHKVTTEIDLEAPVFLESDDDDTPSKENLPDIGKTAEQMPDEVLRNAADALIAISSSCPNVDMPDVFLADSLLWFFNTMSVCAIELDCLSGKGSRTRDGSPLHGLCEEIDEFEAMTLRLVETKEDDYMPIPFVPEDQIEETGANTLVTRTRRGQSRRGRQRRDFQRDILPGLTSLSRHEVTEDLQTFGGLMRATGHHWNSGLTRRNGGRNRGARGRRRAVTETVPNIIPSTACTSLVQQLNNVESGLEDRSLTGWGKTTRRPRRQRCPAGIPPTIALT, encoded by the exons ATGGATGGATCTCGAATTCTTACTGAAGAACATGAATTGTCAG GAATGGGAACAAAAGTACATTGCAAAAGCTACTTGCCAGGATATTGTTCCATGAGAGATCTGAACGAGGATTCAATCAGTAGTAGCTGGCCGCTATTTAACGGAGACAAAACTGTAGCAAATGGGCAGTATTTCAATGGTTTCATGCCAAAAACTGCAATAAATGGTTATCCTGAGAATGACAAGGATGCATTAAAGCAAAAaatgattgaacatgagaccgTTTTTAGAAATCAG GTATATGAACTCCACCGTCTTTACAGAATTCAAAGGGATATGATGGAAGAGGTAAAAAGGAAAGAGTTACATAAACAACGAGCATCAATAGAACCGTCATCATCGTCAAGCCTTCAAGGATTTCGAATGCCATCCAATGATGCTCGTAAATGGCATATGGCTGGATTTCCTTTGTCAAATTCTGGTCAGGGTAGAACATCCATTTTGGGAGTTGAGGTTGTTACTTCTCCCGTGAGTTGTACCAACGGAAACGAAAATCAGACGAGTCAGTTTCTGTTCCCCAACAGATCTACTTCAAAGGACTGTGAAGCATTGGATTCAAGGCCTTTGAAGGTTAGGAGGAAGTTGTTTGATCTCCAACTTCCTGCTGAAGAGTATGTTGATTCTGAAGAAGGGGAGAACTTACAGGAGTACAAAGTAAATGCAAGAATTGAACCTGAAAATAATTTCCTTAGAAGTCATGCTGGTGTGAAGGCTAATTGTCCAATAGATGCTTCTACTTCTGATTCTTGTTTGAGAAGTTCAGTTGGATTGACCGATTTAAACAAACCCCTTCAGATTGAAGAATCAATGTCTCCTTTACTGGTTGATTTCCATGGCAATGCTTCCTCCAATGGGGAGACAAAAGGGATGAATCAGCCAGCGCAGTCAAATACAAGATTTTTAGGTGTAGCCCATGATGGTTTTTTGATGAACTCGTCTGTTGCAAGTGAAATCAACAAGAGGGGACGGTTCTCCCACATGTTTGAAGCAG GATCTAGTAATAACCTGGGCACCCAGAGTCAAGGTCTTCCGCAAGATAAGTTTCCTATGGCTTACAATCCGGTTCAAGCTACGCTGAACCAGCTTCATCATGCTTCTGGAGCATATCCTTCTGTTCATTGCAAGGAAAATCTGTGGAGAGATGGATCCCACTGTGGTGAGTTTAACAGCCAGTTGGAACCACTTGTAGCTTCTCAGAGTTCACACCCATTCTTTAGTTCCCGTTGTTTTCCCGGCTCACAGGCTCACTCCATCTCAACATGGGCAAAGCCACAAAGTAGCTTTACTCAACAGATAACCACATCTGGATCACCTTCAATCCAGGAACACTTTGGAGGAAAGTGGCAAGCAAATGATAGTTCTAGATTTAATGCAGGTTTGAGGAACGAACAAACAACGAGAAATGGGTTTTCACATGGGTCTGCCTCGGGAAACAAAGAACTACAGGCTCACTTTCCGTCAGCTGGCTTTGGTTATCTTAACTGCAGACAGGGTGATAAAGTAGTATCTGATCGCTCGATTAATCACGGATTGGGGATTTTTGCAAAAAGATCCTGTCACGTGGATTCAAAGCCTGTACTAGATATTAACTTGAACGAGGTAGTTTCGAACTCGTCAAATGAGCCATGGGCCCAGCAAGATTTCAGTACAGTAGATATAAAAGGTAAGCATGAAGATAATGTGTCAGCATTGCCTTGGCTTAGACCTAAGCCAACTAATGGCAATGAAGGGGACTCAAGTGTCCCTCGAGCTTCTTTGGGTGGTAACCGGGAAGCAGTTAGAGATCTTAATCAGCCGTACACCCCATCAGTTATCTTGGCTTCAAATGATTGTGTAATTGTGGAGAAAAAGGAGATTGCTGAGTCTCGAAATGTTCAGAAAATTCTCGGCTTTCCAATCATTGAAACAATTGTTCGAGAACATGAGCCATCCTCAGTTGTTTCCTCCTCGACCATTGTTGATTGCTCTCccaacaaaaataacaaaaagaaGAACAGAATGATTGACATAAATCTAGCATATGAGCCAGAGGAGCTGAAAGCTAATGAAGAACAACACATGGAAAAGGCCACGCAAGGCGCCTGCTTCATTGATTTAAACTCTTGTGTAAGTGATTGTGAAGATCCTCCGGTACGGTCATATGAAAGCCAGAGCAACAGCCATAAGGTAACAACGGAGATAGATTTAGAAGCTCCTGTTTTCCTGGAGAGTGATGATGACGATACACCATCCAAGGAAAATCTTCCCGACATCGGAAAGACAGCGGAACAAATGCCGGACGAGGTTCTTCGAAATGCAGCAGATGCACTAATCGCCATCTCATCGTCTTGTCCAAATGTCGATATGCCTGACGTTTTCTTGGCAGATTCACTCCTCTGGTTTTTCAATACAATGTCTGTGTGTGCTATTGAACTTGATTGTCTATCCGGTAAAGGATCAAGAACCAGGGATGGTTCCCCACTGCATGGTTTGTGTGAGGAGATTGATGAATTTGAGGCCATGACATTGCGACTTGTTGAAACTAAAGAAGATGACTACATGCCTATACCCTTTGTTCCCGAAGACCAGATAGAGGAAACGGGAGCCAATACGTTAGTCACTAGAACTCGTAGGGGTCAGTCAAGGAGAGGAAGACAGCGAAGGGACTTTCAAAGGGACATCCTACCCGGTCTAACATCGTTGTCAAGGCATGAAGTCACTGAGGATCTTCAGACATTTGGAGGGCTGATGAGAGCTACTGGCCATCACTGGAATTCAGGATTGACCAGAAGAAACGGCGGCAGAAACAGAGGTGCTAGGGGTAGGAGACGAGCAGTCACTGAAACAGTCCCTAATATCATTCCAAGCACGGCCTGCACTTCATTGGTGCAGCAACTAAACAACGTTGAGTCTGGTTTGGAGGACAGAAGCCTAACGGGTTGGGGAAAGACAACTAGACGTCCCCGTCGACAACGATGCCCTGCAGGTATTCCTCCTACTATCGCATTAACATGA
- the LOC140871623 gene encoding uncharacterized protein isoform X2 has protein sequence MGTKVHCKSYLPGYCSMRDLNEDSISSSWPLFNGDKTVANGQYFNGFMPKTAINGYPENDKDALKQKMIEHETVFRNQVYELHRLYRIQRDMMEEVKRKELHKQRASIEPSSSSSLQGFRMPSNDARKWHMAGFPLSNSGQGRTSILGVEVVTSPVSCTNGNENQTSQFLFPNRSTSKDCEALDSRPLKVRRKLFDLQLPAEEYVDSEEGENLQEYKVNARIEPENNFLRSHAGVKANCPIDASTSDSCLRSSVGLTDLNKPLQIEESMSPLLVDFHGNASSNGETKGMNQPAQSNTRFLGVAHDGFLMNSSVASEINKRGRFSHMFEAGSSNNLGTQSQGLPQDKFPMAYNPVQATLNQLHHASGAYPSVHCKENLWRDGSHCGEFNSQLEPLVASQSSHPFFSSRCFPGSQAHSISTWAKPQSSFTQQITTSGSPSIQEHFGGKWQANDSSRFNAGLRNEQTTRNGFSHGSASGNKELQAHFPSAGFGYLNCRQGDKVVSDRSINHGLGIFAKRSCHVDSKPVLDINLNEVVSNSSNEPWAQQDFSTVDIKGKHEDNVSALPWLRPKPTNGNEGDSSVPRASLGGNREAVRDLNQPYTPSVILASNDCVIVEKKEIAESRNVQKILGFPIIETIVREHEPSSVVSSSTIVDCSPNKNNKKKNRMIDINLAYEPEELKANEEQHMEKATQGACFIDLNSCVSDCEDPPVRSYESQSNSHKVTTEIDLEAPVFLESDDDDTPSKENLPDIGKTAEQMPDEVLRNAADALIAISSSCPNVDMPDVFLADSLLWFFNTMSVCAIELDCLSGKGSRTRDGSPLHGLCEEIDEFEAMTLRLVETKEDDYMPIPFVPEDQIEETGANTLVTRTRRGQSRRGRQRRDFQRDILPGLTSLSRHEVTEDLQTFGGLMRATGHHWNSGLTRRNGGRNRGARGRRRAVTETVPNIIPSTACTSLVQQLNNVESGLEDRSLTGWGKTTRRPRRQRCPAGIPPTIALT, from the exons ATGGGAACAAAAGTACATTGCAAAAGCTACTTGCCAGGATATTGTTCCATGAGAGATCTGAACGAGGATTCAATCAGTAGTAGCTGGCCGCTATTTAACGGAGACAAAACTGTAGCAAATGGGCAGTATTTCAATGGTTTCATGCCAAAAACTGCAATAAATGGTTATCCTGAGAATGACAAGGATGCATTAAAGCAAAAaatgattgaacatgagaccgTTTTTAGAAATCAG GTATATGAACTCCACCGTCTTTACAGAATTCAAAGGGATATGATGGAAGAGGTAAAAAGGAAAGAGTTACATAAACAACGAGCATCAATAGAACCGTCATCATCGTCAAGCCTTCAAGGATTTCGAATGCCATCCAATGATGCTCGTAAATGGCATATGGCTGGATTTCCTTTGTCAAATTCTGGTCAGGGTAGAACATCCATTTTGGGAGTTGAGGTTGTTACTTCTCCCGTGAGTTGTACCAACGGAAACGAAAATCAGACGAGTCAGTTTCTGTTCCCCAACAGATCTACTTCAAAGGACTGTGAAGCATTGGATTCAAGGCCTTTGAAGGTTAGGAGGAAGTTGTTTGATCTCCAACTTCCTGCTGAAGAGTATGTTGATTCTGAAGAAGGGGAGAACTTACAGGAGTACAAAGTAAATGCAAGAATTGAACCTGAAAATAATTTCCTTAGAAGTCATGCTGGTGTGAAGGCTAATTGTCCAATAGATGCTTCTACTTCTGATTCTTGTTTGAGAAGTTCAGTTGGATTGACCGATTTAAACAAACCCCTTCAGATTGAAGAATCAATGTCTCCTTTACTGGTTGATTTCCATGGCAATGCTTCCTCCAATGGGGAGACAAAAGGGATGAATCAGCCAGCGCAGTCAAATACAAGATTTTTAGGTGTAGCCCATGATGGTTTTTTGATGAACTCGTCTGTTGCAAGTGAAATCAACAAGAGGGGACGGTTCTCCCACATGTTTGAAGCAG GATCTAGTAATAACCTGGGCACCCAGAGTCAAGGTCTTCCGCAAGATAAGTTTCCTATGGCTTACAATCCGGTTCAAGCTACGCTGAACCAGCTTCATCATGCTTCTGGAGCATATCCTTCTGTTCATTGCAAGGAAAATCTGTGGAGAGATGGATCCCACTGTGGTGAGTTTAACAGCCAGTTGGAACCACTTGTAGCTTCTCAGAGTTCACACCCATTCTTTAGTTCCCGTTGTTTTCCCGGCTCACAGGCTCACTCCATCTCAACATGGGCAAAGCCACAAAGTAGCTTTACTCAACAGATAACCACATCTGGATCACCTTCAATCCAGGAACACTTTGGAGGAAAGTGGCAAGCAAATGATAGTTCTAGATTTAATGCAGGTTTGAGGAACGAACAAACAACGAGAAATGGGTTTTCACATGGGTCTGCCTCGGGAAACAAAGAACTACAGGCTCACTTTCCGTCAGCTGGCTTTGGTTATCTTAACTGCAGACAGGGTGATAAAGTAGTATCTGATCGCTCGATTAATCACGGATTGGGGATTTTTGCAAAAAGATCCTGTCACGTGGATTCAAAGCCTGTACTAGATATTAACTTGAACGAGGTAGTTTCGAACTCGTCAAATGAGCCATGGGCCCAGCAAGATTTCAGTACAGTAGATATAAAAGGTAAGCATGAAGATAATGTGTCAGCATTGCCTTGGCTTAGACCTAAGCCAACTAATGGCAATGAAGGGGACTCAAGTGTCCCTCGAGCTTCTTTGGGTGGTAACCGGGAAGCAGTTAGAGATCTTAATCAGCCGTACACCCCATCAGTTATCTTGGCTTCAAATGATTGTGTAATTGTGGAGAAAAAGGAGATTGCTGAGTCTCGAAATGTTCAGAAAATTCTCGGCTTTCCAATCATTGAAACAATTGTTCGAGAACATGAGCCATCCTCAGTTGTTTCCTCCTCGACCATTGTTGATTGCTCTCccaacaaaaataacaaaaagaaGAACAGAATGATTGACATAAATCTAGCATATGAGCCAGAGGAGCTGAAAGCTAATGAAGAACAACACATGGAAAAGGCCACGCAAGGCGCCTGCTTCATTGATTTAAACTCTTGTGTAAGTGATTGTGAAGATCCTCCGGTACGGTCATATGAAAGCCAGAGCAACAGCCATAAGGTAACAACGGAGATAGATTTAGAAGCTCCTGTTTTCCTGGAGAGTGATGATGACGATACACCATCCAAGGAAAATCTTCCCGACATCGGAAAGACAGCGGAACAAATGCCGGACGAGGTTCTTCGAAATGCAGCAGATGCACTAATCGCCATCTCATCGTCTTGTCCAAATGTCGATATGCCTGACGTTTTCTTGGCAGATTCACTCCTCTGGTTTTTCAATACAATGTCTGTGTGTGCTATTGAACTTGATTGTCTATCCGGTAAAGGATCAAGAACCAGGGATGGTTCCCCACTGCATGGTTTGTGTGAGGAGATTGATGAATTTGAGGCCATGACATTGCGACTTGTTGAAACTAAAGAAGATGACTACATGCCTATACCCTTTGTTCCCGAAGACCAGATAGAGGAAACGGGAGCCAATACGTTAGTCACTAGAACTCGTAGGGGTCAGTCAAGGAGAGGAAGACAGCGAAGGGACTTTCAAAGGGACATCCTACCCGGTCTAACATCGTTGTCAAGGCATGAAGTCACTGAGGATCTTCAGACATTTGGAGGGCTGATGAGAGCTACTGGCCATCACTGGAATTCAGGATTGACCAGAAGAAACGGCGGCAGAAACAGAGGTGCTAGGGGTAGGAGACGAGCAGTCACTGAAACAGTCCCTAATATCATTCCAAGCACGGCCTGCACTTCATTGGTGCAGCAACTAAACAACGTTGAGTCTGGTTTGGAGGACAGAAGCCTAACGGGTTGGGGAAAGACAACTAGACGTCCCCGTCGACAACGATGCCCTGCAGGTATTCCTCCTACTATCGCATTAACATGA
- the LOC140872300 gene encoding nodulin-related protein 2-like, with product MDFLSKHDHDSKPKPTSDHPDDHHGHHKKRSNSDLLNSAKVVADAAKSHLRHEPQKHEKGKVADAAADLLCAASDYGKLDDSKGMGKYVDKAEDYLRQYHTTHSTTTTVVDSHGNKTTTTTTATSVTTDPEKDPAAGGVGDYVKMAEGFLHKPSGGGGSGGGHGAGDFMKMAGDFLKK from the coding sequence ATGGATTTCTTGTCCAAACATGATCACGATTCCAAGCCCAAGCCCACTTCAGATCACCCCGACGATCACCACGGCCACCACAAGAAACGTTCAAACTCCGACCTTCTCAACAGCGCCAAGGTGGTGGCGGACGCCGCCAAGTCCCATCTCCGCCATGAGCCTCAGAAGCATGAAAAGGGGAAGGTCGCCGACGCGGCCGCGGATCTGCTCTGCGCCGCTTCCGATTACGGGAAGCTAGATGACAGTAAAGGAATGGGAAAGTACGTTGACAAGGCGGAGGATTATCTCCGCCAGTACCACACGACTCACTCCACCACCACCACCGTCGTTGATTCCCACGGTAACaaaaccaccaccaccaccaccgccACCAGCGTCACCACGGACCCTGAAAAAGATCCCGCCGCTGGCGGCGTTGGGGACTATGTCAAGATGGCGGAAGGTTTCTTGCACAAGCCGTCTGGCGGCGGCGGTTCCGGTGGAGGACACGGCGCTGGGGATTTCATGAAGATGGCCGGGGATTTCTTGAAGAAGTAG
- the LOC140872277 gene encoding uncharacterized protein isoform X1, translating into MDNLIKHTMAIFGNTRQEDKQEGSSMEEEKRISARSFREKKRSQGWIGRQLSRQMSWDHDFSGAHYPTAVAAAAYAVKSLEETRAEAQKMGSYAPDRSLNKMKSKVEYPGIRPERHRSSSKITDQFSKASFKDQDIKVPKSTSTGKTRPETGISVISSMKKKASFGDTEQKDERTSNKPEIPAAEPEMPPTVADKDLNITTGREKAEIRAPTPAAKPGPRDSMADAWEKEQMTSVRERFRYLKMMDTIEKWETKKMANAKRKVERREAEMDKKRMKTVESYRTDMARIREVAEAARAQAEKKRRNEEIKVKEKANKIRLTGKIPATCLCF; encoded by the exons ATGGACAATTTGATCAAGCACACGAT GGCAATATTTGGTAATACAAGGCAAGAAGATAAACAGGAGGGTAGCAGCATGGAAGAAGAGAAGAGGATCTCTGCCCGATCTTTTAGAG AGAAGAAAAGAAGCCAAGGTTGGATAGGAAGACAATTGTCCAGGCAGATGAGTTGGGATCATGATTTCAGTGGCGCTCATTATCCCACAGCTGTAGCAGCAGCCGCCTACGCTGTCAAATCGCTCGAAGAAACGAGGGCGGAAGCTCAAAAGATGGGATCTTATGCTCCTGATAGATCACTAAACAAGATGAAAAGCAAAGTGGAATATCCTGGAATCAGACCGGAAAGGCATAGAAGTTCATCCAAGATTACAG ATCAATTTTCGAAGGCAAGTTTCAAAGATCAAGATATCAAGGTACCGAAAAGCACTTCAACAGGCAAAACGAGGCCCGAAACCGGAATTAGTGTCATTTCATCAATGAAGAAGAAAGCTAGTTTCGGTGATACAGAGCAGAAAGATGAAAGAACCAGTAACAAACCCGAAATTCCAGCAGCTGAGCCTGAAATGCCTCCAACTGTAGCAGATAAGGATCTGAACATCACCACTGGACGCGAAAAGGCTGAGATTCGAGCACCAACGCCTGCAGCAAAACCTGGACCTAGAGATTCTATGGCAGATGCTTGGGAGAAAGAACAGATGACAAGCGTTAGAGAGCG TTTCAGGTACCTAAAGATGATGGACACAATCGAAAAGTGGGAGACTAAGAAGATGGCAAATGCGAAACGCAAAGTCGAAAGAAGAGAG GCTGAAATGGATAAGAAACGAATGAAAACCGTGGAGAGCTATCGAACCGACATGGCAAGAATCCGAGAAGTTGCAGAAGCAGCCAGGGCACAGGCAGAGAAAAAACGCAGAAATGAGGAGATCAAAGTGAAAGAGAAAGCCAATAAAATCAGATTAACTGGAAAAATTCCAGCAACATGTCTGTGCTTTTGA
- the LOC140872277 gene encoding uncharacterized protein isoform X2, whose amino-acid sequence MDNLIKHTMAIFGNTRQEDKQEGSSMEEEKRISARSFREKKRSQGWIGRQLSRQMSWDHDFSGAHYPTAVAAAAYAVKSLEETRAEAQKMGSYAPDRSLNKMKSKVEYPGIRPERHRSSSKITDQFSKASFKDQDIKVPKSTSTGKTRPETGISVISSMKKKASFGDTEQKDERTSNKPEIPAAEPEMPPTVADKDLNITTGREKAEIRAPTPAAKPGPRDSMADAWEKEQMTSVRERYLKMMDTIEKWETKKMANAKRKVERREAEMDKKRMKTVESYRTDMARIREVAEAARAQAEKKRRNEEIKVKEKANKIRLTGKIPATCLCF is encoded by the exons ATGGACAATTTGATCAAGCACACGAT GGCAATATTTGGTAATACAAGGCAAGAAGATAAACAGGAGGGTAGCAGCATGGAAGAAGAGAAGAGGATCTCTGCCCGATCTTTTAGAG AGAAGAAAAGAAGCCAAGGTTGGATAGGAAGACAATTGTCCAGGCAGATGAGTTGGGATCATGATTTCAGTGGCGCTCATTATCCCACAGCTGTAGCAGCAGCCGCCTACGCTGTCAAATCGCTCGAAGAAACGAGGGCGGAAGCTCAAAAGATGGGATCTTATGCTCCTGATAGATCACTAAACAAGATGAAAAGCAAAGTGGAATATCCTGGAATCAGACCGGAAAGGCATAGAAGTTCATCCAAGATTACAG ATCAATTTTCGAAGGCAAGTTTCAAAGATCAAGATATCAAGGTACCGAAAAGCACTTCAACAGGCAAAACGAGGCCCGAAACCGGAATTAGTGTCATTTCATCAATGAAGAAGAAAGCTAGTTTCGGTGATACAGAGCAGAAAGATGAAAGAACCAGTAACAAACCCGAAATTCCAGCAGCTGAGCCTGAAATGCCTCCAACTGTAGCAGATAAGGATCTGAACATCACCACTGGACGCGAAAAGGCTGAGATTCGAGCACCAACGCCTGCAGCAAAACCTGGACCTAGAGATTCTATGGCAGATGCTTGGGAGAAAGAACAGATGACAAGCGTTAGAGAGCG GTACCTAAAGATGATGGACACAATCGAAAAGTGGGAGACTAAGAAGATGGCAAATGCGAAACGCAAAGTCGAAAGAAGAGAG GCTGAAATGGATAAGAAACGAATGAAAACCGTGGAGAGCTATCGAACCGACATGGCAAGAATCCGAGAAGTTGCAGAAGCAGCCAGGGCACAGGCAGAGAAAAAACGCAGAAATGAGGAGATCAAAGTGAAAGAGAAAGCCAATAAAATCAGATTAACTGGAAAAATTCCAGCAACATGTCTGTGCTTTTGA
- the LOC140872190 gene encoding heparanase-like protein 2, with protein MSTDWLKDINFLKMELKGVIICCVFLLLSCVSCTEKVELTVKGVSSIAETDDNFICATLDWWPESKCNYNQCPWGKAGILNLDLNSKILANAIKAFNPLRIRIGGSLQDQVLYKIGTFATKCPHFRRNEHGLFGFSIGCLELDRWDLMNKLFGETGAKITFGLNALIGRKKANGSLYSGGWNWRNAYSFMKYTAYKGYKIDSYELGNELCGSGVAARIEAEQYGKDMIALKKLIKSLYPNPTTEPKVLGPAGFYEKKWFDTFLKASGPNVVDGLTHHIYNLGPGNDPSLINKIRDPHFLDRISRTYSDISTSISSFGPWTGAWVGEAGGAFNSGGKEVSHTFVNGFWYLDQLGMTSRFNHKVFCRQTLIGGNYGLLNTTSFIPNPDYYGALLWSRLMGKNVLAASHNGSPFLRAYAHCSKKTTGISVLLINMSNSTTFDVSITNDMNLYAGQYNKREEYHLAPKDGNIRSDVVLLNGTPLKLTESFDIPVLNPKIADAKFPVTLAPNSIAFVTVKGFKAPACV; from the exons ATGTCCACAGATTGGCTCAAAGATATAAACTTTCTGAAAATGGAGTTGAAGGGTGTTATTATTTGCTgcgtttttttattattgtctTGTGTTTCGTGCACGGAAAAAGTGGAGTTAACAGTGAAGGGAGTGAGCTCCATAGCCGAGACAGATGATAACTTCATTTGTGCAACACTGGATTGGTGGCCGGAAAGTAAATGTAACTATAACCAGTGCCCCTGGGGAAAAGCTGGCATTCTCAATTTG GATTTGAATAGCAAGATTCTGGCAAATGCCATCAAAG CATTCAACCCTCTTCGGATCAGGATTGGAGGTTCACTTCAAGATCAGGTTCTGTACAAAATCGGAACTTTCGCGACAAAATGCCCGCATTTCAGAAGAAATGAGCATGGACTGTTTGGATTTTCAATAGGTTGTCTGGAATTGGATAGATGGGATCTCATGAACAAATTATTCGGCGAAACCGG GGCTAAGATTACATTTGGTTTGAATGCCCTCATTGGAAGGAAGAAAGCCAATGGTTCTCTATACAGCGGCGGCTGGAACTGGAGAAACGCCTACTCTTTCATGAAGTACACTGCCTATAAAGGATACAAGATTGATTCATATGAACTTG gaaATGAGCTATGTGGAAGTGGGGTAGCTGCACGAATAGAAGCAGAACAATATGGCAAAGATATGATTGCACTCAAAAAACTAATCAAGAGTTTGTATCCGAATCCAACTACGGAACCTAAAGTTTTAGGCCCTGCTGGATTTTACGAGAAAAAATGGTTCGACACATTTCTTAAGGCTTCGGGACCGAATGTAGTTGATGGTTTAACACACCATATATATAATCTCGGGCCAG GTAATGATCCAAGTCTTATCAACAAGATTCGAGATCCACATTTTCTCGATCGAATCTCTAGAACGTATAGCGATATTTCCACCAGCATCAGTTCATTCGGACCATGGACAGGTGCATGGGTTGGAGAAGCTGGTGGGGCTTTCAACAGTGGTGGCAAGGAAGTGTCACATACATTTGTTAATGGATTTTG GTATTTGGATCAACTGGGAATGACATCAAGATTCAACCACAAGGTTTTCTGCAGACAAACCTTAATCGGAGGAAACTACGGCCTACTGAACACGACTTCGTTCATCCCTAATCCGGACTATTATGG CGCGCTTTTATGGAGTCGTCTGATGGGAAAGAACGTGCTCGCTGCTTCTCACAATGGATCCCCGTTCCTGCGTGCCTACGCTCATTGCTCCAAGAAAACA ACAGGAATATCTGTGCTTTTGATCAACATGTCGAATTCAACTACGTTCGATGTTTCGATAACCAACGACATGAACTTGTATGCTGGACAATACAATAAAAGGGAAGAGTACCATTTGGCTCCAAAAGATGGAAATATTCGAAGCGATGTGGTGTTGTTGAATGGAACTCCATTGAAGCTCACAGAATCATTTGATATTCCTGTATTGAATCCAAAAATTGCCGACGCCAAATTTCCTGTTACATTAGCACCCAATTCGATAGCTTTTGTCACTGTTAAAGGATTTAAAGCACCAGCTTGTGTTTAA